Proteins encoded by one window of Candidatus Hinthialibacter antarcticus:
- a CDS encoding TIM barrel protein, which yields MSLESNRLGIVYPVLFAGPGNTNSNFRGEARREYLTKTLQWVIDDADFNSIEISRIKNSVSRKEAIKKLADARKNGQIEEIVWCAQLVQLINEDKIVPPSDISSLDENERRKAVERLKECIDEAFEYPCDKFTFFSGKDPAIMAGLSGAEADRVREEALSQLRRSLHEICTYLKELNKKNKSNCIPLLIPFDNRVNPPGITPFKEMLIGPADRAEAVLESVRHQYGHEELGLLIDTSHMIINGEGPEAIKRLGSYIQHVHVSNCILNRNNPDGDPRYGDVHPAFNLADSELTSAVLAGYLKALVECDFQGSVAFEIKPYGQEIPEDLTGAAKSLYGGARNRIEVNYALRNNYVYQSRHFLNEDIWDQLCELRVEKSSIIKDRMQKRKQRKSLTTQGRMVILAADHPARMVTNSGGDPVRMGDRFDYLGRCARVMMASNIDGLMATADIFEDLFLLDYLYQQKTKKSFLDNKLLIACMNRSGLAGANHELLDRMTAYRDAKKIKELNLDGAKILFRLAVPDPYDRYVIQTMEECSRSIEACNDIDLPVFLEPLPVKQIDGAYKVVMKADDLIRVIGVASGLSHSTANLWLKIPYVPDYNRVAQSFSGPILMLGGEATGNPVDVVDQFVRGMGEGENIRGAMVGRNVLYPGADDPAAVAEAVCALVHEGVSANDAVKRIQPVRGSNMNLLAG from the coding sequence GTGTCACTCGAATCGAATCGGCTTGGCATCGTATATCCGGTGCTATTTGCAGGCCCCGGCAATACCAATTCCAACTTTCGCGGCGAAGCCCGGCGCGAATACCTGACGAAAACCCTGCAATGGGTCATCGACGACGCGGATTTCAACTCGATTGAAATCTCCCGCATCAAAAACAGCGTCAGTCGAAAAGAGGCGATCAAGAAACTCGCCGATGCGCGCAAAAACGGCCAGATCGAAGAGATCGTCTGGTGTGCGCAGTTAGTGCAGCTCATTAACGAAGACAAAATCGTTCCACCGTCCGATATCAGTTCTCTCGACGAAAACGAGCGTCGCAAAGCCGTCGAACGCCTGAAAGAGTGCATCGACGAAGCATTCGAGTATCCCTGCGACAAATTCACCTTCTTCAGCGGCAAAGACCCGGCGATCATGGCGGGCCTCTCCGGCGCCGAAGCCGACCGCGTACGAGAAGAAGCGCTATCGCAATTGCGCCGCTCGCTGCACGAAATTTGCACCTATTTAAAAGAACTCAACAAAAAAAATAAATCCAATTGCATTCCGTTGTTGATTCCGTTTGATAACCGCGTGAACCCGCCGGGCATCACGCCGTTCAAAGAAATGCTGATCGGCCCCGCCGACCGCGCCGAAGCGGTGCTTGAATCCGTACGCCATCAATACGGTCACGAAGAACTCGGCCTGTTGATCGACACCAGCCACATGATTATCAATGGCGAAGGCCCCGAAGCCATCAAACGCCTGGGTTCCTATATTCAACACGTGCACGTCTCGAACTGCATTCTCAACCGCAACAATCCCGACGGCGACCCGCGCTACGGCGATGTTCACCCGGCGTTCAATCTCGCCGACAGCGAGTTGACCTCCGCCGTGCTGGCGGGCTATCTCAAAGCGCTGGTCGAGTGCGACTTCCAAGGCTCAGTCGCGTTTGAGATCAAACCTTATGGCCAGGAAATCCCCGAGGACCTGACTGGCGCGGCGAAGTCGCTTTACGGCGGCGCCCGCAACCGCATCGAAGTCAATTACGCGTTGCGTAATAATTACGTCTATCAGTCGCGTCATTTTCTCAATGAAGATATTTGGGACCAGTTGTGCGAACTGCGCGTCGAAAAAAGTTCCATCATCAAAGACCGCATGCAAAAACGCAAACAGCGTAAATCGCTGACGACCCAGGGACGTATGGTCATTCTCGCGGCTGACCACCCGGCCCGCATGGTGACCAACTCCGGCGGCGACCCGGTGCGCATGGGCGACCGCTTTGATTATCTCGGTCGTTGCGCCCGCGTGATGATGGCCTCAAACATCGACGGCCTGATGGCGACGGCGGACATCTTTGAAGACTTGTTCCTGCTCGATTATCTCTATCAGCAAAAAACCAAGAAGAGTTTTCTCGACAATAAATTATTGATCGCGTGCATGAACCGCAGCGGTCTGGCGGGCGCAAATCATGAACTGCTTGACCGCATGACCGCCTATCGCGATGCGAAAAAAATCAAAGAACTCAATCTCGACGGCGCGAAAATTCTCTTCCGTCTGGCTGTACCTGATCCGTATGACCGTTACGTCATTCAGACCATGGAAGAATGCTCGCGCAGCATCGAAGCCTGTAATGACATCGACTTGCCCGTCTTTTTGGAACCGCTGCCCGTCAAGCAAATCGACGGCGCATACAAAGTGGTGATGAAAGCAGACGATTTGATTCGCGTCATTGGCGTCGCGTCGGGTCTGTCGCATTCCACCGCTAACTTGTGGTTGAAGATTCCCTATGTACCCGACTACAACCGCGTCGCTCAATCGTTCAGCGGCCCGATTTTGATGTTGGGCGGCGAAGCAACCGGCAACCCGGTCGATGTCGTCGACCAGTTTGTCCGCGGAATGGGCGAGGGCGAAAACATTCGCGGCGCCATGGTAGGCCGCAACGTGCTTTATCCCGGTGCGGACGATCCCGCCGCTGTGGCGGAAGCAGTTTGCGCTCTCGTACATGAAGGCGTTAGCGCCAACGACGCCGTCAAACGCATTCAACCAGTGCGCGGCTCAAATATGAATTTACTGGCAGGGTAA
- the thrB gene encoding homoserine kinase, whose amino-acid sequence MTSITIHVPATSANIGTGYDTLGIALNLFNSFELELNGAGFSLESDSPIADDMRVICGKMCEVCANHFFQRSNAEPRGVSFRIENRVPIARGLGSSATLRIAIMEGLNRLLKLGVGAAHIVQWASELEGCTDNAAAAYYGGFTASGVVNGRLRCYKAEVPETIDFVAVSPHAEVETDKARIIFSPEVLREDAVHNLSHGILLSMAFAQGEWDAVGDLMDDRLHQPQRQANIPALKPLYDVINAAREAGALGAYLSGSGSTMMAMTLRNKEQVAAAMQDAVAKHGLEFETRFLKADNHGTRVDNI is encoded by the coding sequence ATGACGAGCATCACGATTCACGTCCCCGCAACCTCCGCCAATATTGGAACCGGCTACGATACGCTGGGCATCGCGCTCAACCTCTTCAACTCGTTTGAACTCGAATTAAACGGCGCGGGATTCTCGCTGGAATCTGATTCGCCAATCGCAGACGACATGCGTGTGATCTGCGGCAAAATGTGCGAAGTCTGCGCCAACCATTTCTTCCAACGCTCCAATGCGGAGCCGCGCGGCGTCTCGTTTCGCATAGAAAACCGCGTCCCCATCGCGCGCGGCCTTGGCAGCAGCGCGACCTTACGCATCGCCATCATGGAAGGCTTGAACCGCCTATTAAAACTGGGCGTCGGCGCGGCGCATATCGTACAATGGGCGTCCGAACTGGAAGGCTGCACCGACAACGCCGCCGCTGCGTATTACGGCGGTTTTACCGCGTCCGGCGTAGTGAATGGCCGCCTGCGCTGCTACAAAGCCGAGGTTCCAGAAACCATCGACTTCGTGGCGGTGTCGCCTCACGCCGAAGTCGAAACCGACAAAGCGCGTATTATCTTTTCGCCTGAAGTTTTACGCGAAGACGCTGTCCATAATCTTTCGCATGGCATCCTTCTCTCGATGGCATTCGCCCAAGGCGAGTGGGACGCCGTCGGCGATTTGATGGACGACCGCTTGCATCAACCTCAACGCCAAGCCAATATCCCCGCGCTGAAGCCGCTGTATGACGTCATCAACGCCGCGCGTGAAGCGGGCGCACTGGGCGCTTACTTAAGCGGCTCCGGCTCGACCATGATGGCGATGACCTTGCGCAACAAAGAGCAAGTCGCCGCCGCCATGCAAGACGCCGTCGCCAAACACGGCCTCGAATTTGAGACGCGCTTTCTTAAAGCCGACAATCACGGAACGCGCGTTGACAACATATAG
- a CDS encoding TIM barrel protein, protein MQLNRRDFLATSLAMSGASAFAANANSFADPLFIMDTWFWFAEPKPAWKDRLAFLKSQGVNAICFSLGMGDERWDEFLEVADLTESMGVELVTVYVGINIDDEGVSPLMQKVIDRLKGRKTKLHVPITSKTYKQSDPAGDSKALSALHHAAEKSFAADLPISLYPHVNYWGERASDMARLAKQFNDPRLRITFNLYHWLKVEGPDNLEAAIETVLPYLDCVTINGSFNNAKEIEVRAGILPLGEGDYDVLSFVTAFKQAGYSGPLGIQGYGIDGDVVPKLADTIAVWKAWNL, encoded by the coding sequence ATGCAACTTAACCGCCGTGATTTTCTCGCAACATCGCTAGCGATGAGCGGGGCCTCAGCTTTCGCCGCGAACGCAAATTCATTCGCCGATCCATTGTTCATTATGGATACCTGGTTTTGGTTCGCCGAACCCAAACCCGCGTGGAAAGACCGCCTCGCCTTTCTCAAATCGCAAGGCGTGAACGCCATCTGCTTTTCATTGGGGATGGGTGATGAACGCTGGGACGAATTTCTCGAAGTCGCCGATCTAACCGAATCAATGGGCGTGGAGTTGGTCACAGTCTACGTTGGAATCAACATCGACGACGAAGGCGTTAGTCCGTTGATGCAAAAGGTAATCGACCGCCTCAAGGGCCGCAAGACGAAACTGCATGTCCCCATCACCAGCAAGACATACAAGCAGTCTGACCCTGCAGGCGACTCGAAGGCGCTGTCCGCGCTTCATCATGCGGCGGAAAAATCCTTCGCGGCGGACTTGCCGATTTCACTCTACCCTCACGTCAACTATTGGGGCGAACGGGCGTCCGACATGGCGCGTCTAGCCAAACAATTTAACGATCCTCGCTTGCGCATTACCTTTAATCTTTATCATTGGTTGAAGGTCGAAGGTCCCGACAATTTAGAGGCCGCCATTGAAACCGTGCTGCCTTATCTCGATTGCGTCACTATCAACGGCTCGTTTAACAATGCTAAAGAGATTGAAGTTCGCGCGGGCATACTTCCCTTAGGCGAAGGCGACTACGACGTGTTGTCATTCGTTACAGCGTTTAAGCAAGCGGGATACAGCGGTCCGCTTGGCATACAAGGCTACGGCATCGACGGCGACGTGGTTCCTAAACTTGCTGATACCATTGCGGTGTGGAAGGCTTGGAATTTGTAA
- a CDS encoding pyridoxal phosphate-dependent aminotransferase → MPNLDQALNALRSPQRPPALVSAAAALVFQQMRLDPSDPSWSGGDALLFSQSYSEVVQDAFKQAGCPADRLPQPGLQQLDAKAVSGQRLYILADSDDAQRVTRIRDPHNQITVISPDAPHDAHRWAVATVSDETPQALLSVLAQFGAIREKPVWIVSQLGGVRMFETRGASSLPELATRMKKLGTETAFDVLAQVNALKAQGRDIISFGLGEPDFNTPVHIKDAALKAISENQTHYTPSAGIPKLRESIAAYIQRTRNIPCHPDEVVVTPGAKPVMFDAVMALINPGDEVIYPNPGYPIYESIIDWVGGVSVPLPLLEERNWNFTIDDLERVITPKTKCIFLNTPGNPCGNILETDLLRDMAELCVQRNLWVISDEVYSQILWTGEHHSIAAFPGMKERTIIVDGFSKTYAMTGWRMGYGVMNADLAKQVGKIETNIDSCTCSFTQIAGVHALDGPHHESQYMVEQFQERARVIAEGLNKIDGVSCLHSGGAFYVFPNVTAACKRLGMKTANDLQRALLNEAGVAVLPRTCFGRKNVGEEQEYLRLSFATSMENIREGLRRMKQFIER, encoded by the coding sequence ATGCCGAATCTCGATCAAGCACTCAACGCGCTCCGTTCTCCGCAACGTCCGCCCGCGCTGGTTTCGGCGGCGGCGGCGCTGGTCTTTCAACAGATGCGCCTCGATCCGTCCGACCCGAGTTGGAGCGGCGGCGATGCGCTGCTATTTTCACAAAGTTATTCAGAGGTCGTTCAAGACGCGTTCAAACAAGCGGGCTGTCCGGCAGACCGCTTGCCGCAACCCGGCTTACAGCAACTCGACGCCAAAGCAGTTTCAGGACAGCGTCTATATATTCTCGCGGACAGCGACGACGCCCAGCGCGTTACCCGCATTCGCGATCCGCACAATCAGATCACCGTTATCTCGCCGGATGCGCCGCACGACGCTCATCGTTGGGCAGTCGCGACCGTTTCGGATGAAACGCCGCAAGCGCTGCTTTCGGTGCTTGCTCAGTTCGGCGCCATTCGCGAAAAACCCGTGTGGATCGTTTCGCAACTAGGCGGCGTCCGCATGTTTGAAACGCGCGGAGCCTCATCGTTGCCCGAATTGGCGACGCGCATGAAAAAACTCGGCACAGAAACCGCCTTTGACGTGCTCGCTCAAGTGAATGCGCTGAAAGCCCAGGGCCGCGACATCATTTCGTTTGGATTAGGCGAACCCGATTTCAATACGCCCGTCCATATCAAAGACGCCGCGCTGAAAGCCATTAGCGAAAACCAGACGCACTACACGCCCAGCGCGGGCATCCCGAAACTGCGTGAATCCATCGCCGCGTATATACAGCGAACGCGTAATATTCCATGCCACCCCGACGAAGTTGTGGTCACGCCCGGCGCAAAACCGGTGATGTTTGACGCCGTCATGGCGCTGATTAACCCCGGCGACGAAGTGATTTATCCCAACCCGGGCTATCCGATTTATGAATCCATCATCGACTGGGTGGGCGGCGTATCCGTACCGCTTCCCTTGCTAGAAGAACGCAACTGGAACTTCACCATAGATGATCTGGAGCGGGTAATTACGCCCAAAACCAAGTGCATCTTCTTGAATACGCCGGGCAATCCATGCGGCAATATTCTAGAAACGGACCTGTTGCGCGACATGGCGGAACTGTGCGTTCAACGAAACTTATGGGTCATCTCTGACGAAGTCTATTCGCAAATTTTGTGGACGGGCGAACACCACAGCATCGCCGCGTTCCCCGGGATGAAAGAGCGCACCATCATCGTTGACGGATTTTCAAAAACGTACGCCATGACGGGCTGGCGCATGGGCTACGGCGTCATGAACGCCGACCTCGCCAAACAAGTCGGAAAAATTGAAACCAACATTGACAGCTGCACCTGCTCCTTCACGCAGATTGCCGGCGTTCATGCGCTCGACGGCCCGCACCATGAGTCGCAATACATGGTCGAACAATTCCAGGAACGCGCGCGCGTCATCGCGGAGGGTCTGAACAAAATCGACGGCGTCAGTTGCCTGCATTCCGGCGGCGCGTTTTATGTGTTCCCCAATGTGACCGCTGCGTGTAAACGCTTGGGCATGAAAACCGCCAACGACCTGCAACGCGCCTTACTCAATGAAGCAGGCGTCGCCGTTTTGCCGCGCACCTGCTTCGGTCGCAAAAACGTCGGCGAGGAACAAGAATACTTACGGCTCTCCTTTGCAACTTCGATGGAGAACATCCGCGAAGGGCTGCGCCGCATGAAGCAGTTTATTGAACGCTGA
- a CDS encoding DNA alkylation repair protein, producing MMASDKRLKSIIADIQKFLKANANPDQAKKYERYFTEGYDAYGIEKEIFIEKAERLVTDLKATGSRDDIYPLADKLLSSGKYEEASFAVHYAMGFKDQFKAPDFQRLGAWLDSGIINWGHTDVLCGEVLEHFLTQQIVSFEEMSAWRQSPSKWKRRAVPVSMIGLVKTKPLKKHLEFIEPLMMDDERFVQQGLGWFLREYWKVSPKPVEALLLKYKNSAPRKIYQYATEKMSKEQKELYRKARKSKS from the coding sequence ATGATGGCAAGCGATAAGCGGCTCAAATCCATCATTGCTGACATTCAAAAATTTTTGAAAGCGAATGCCAACCCAGATCAAGCCAAAAAGTATGAGCGTTACTTCACCGAAGGCTATGACGCCTACGGTATCGAGAAAGAAATTTTTATTGAGAAAGCCGAACGGCTTGTCACTGACCTGAAAGCGACCGGCTCGCGTGACGACATCTATCCACTAGCAGACAAACTACTTTCATCCGGCAAGTATGAAGAAGCGTCGTTCGCCGTCCATTACGCGATGGGCTTCAAAGATCAATTCAAAGCGCCCGACTTTCAACGCCTAGGCGCCTGGCTCGACAGCGGCATTATCAACTGGGGGCACACCGACGTGTTGTGCGGTGAAGTGTTGGAGCATTTTCTGACCCAACAAATCGTCTCATTTGAAGAGATGAGCGCTTGGCGCCAGTCGCCCTCAAAATGGAAACGGCGGGCTGTCCCGGTATCCATGATCGGGCTGGTAAAAACGAAGCCACTCAAAAAGCACCTCGAATTTATTGAACCTTTGATGATGGACGACGAGCGTTTTGTTCAACAAGGCCTGGGCTGGTTTCTGCGTGAATATTGGAAGGTCAGCCCAAAGCCAGTCGAAGCGCTATTGCTGAAATATAAAAATTCCGCTCCGCGAAAGATATATCAGTACGCGACAGAAAAAATGTCGAAGGAACAAAAAGAACTCTACCGAAAAGCACGAAAATCAAAATCGTAA
- a CDS encoding phage tail protein, translating into MIWKKQGFIVFVLSSILMVGAWAVVSPSGAQNITPQDFDDSDTRDYPVTSTVDVEIKGLASIGEVYMLEGIDNETTVTVENGKSAPGGTRYARLVFHGVFDKKMRDWRDEIIAGTVNKRDIWVDIRNKSGSRVLRVIYKNCWPARLTLPPLSIESSTRYMERYEFAYDSFELTD; encoded by the coding sequence ATGATTTGGAAGAAACAAGGTTTTATCGTGTTTGTACTGTCAAGCATTCTCATGGTCGGAGCCTGGGCGGTGGTGTCGCCTTCAGGAGCGCAAAATATTACTCCTCAAGACTTTGACGATTCTGATACGCGTGATTACCCGGTTACATCAACAGTAGACGTCGAAATCAAAGGCCTGGCTTCGATTGGCGAAGTTTACATGTTGGAGGGGATCGACAACGAAACCACCGTCACAGTTGAAAATGGAAAATCGGCCCCGGGTGGTACTCGATATGCGCGGTTGGTTTTTCATGGCGTCTTCGATAAAAAGATGCGCGACTGGCGCGATGAAATTATTGCTGGCACCGTGAATAAACGAGACATCTGGGTGGATATTCGAAATAAAAGCGGCTCCCGCGTATTGCGCGTCATCTATAAAAATTGCTGGCCTGCGCGTTTGACGCTGCCTCCTCTGTCGATTGAAAGTTCAACCCGCTACATGGAACGATACGAGTTTGCTTACGATAGTTTTGAACTGACCGATTAA